The following proteins are co-located in the Mycolicibacterium goodii genome:
- a CDS encoding FGGY-family carbohydrate kinase, producing MGILLTIDLGTEGARVGAFTEDGTALGSTHRPYLTHHPRPGWAEQDPRDWWAAITAATRELLAGELCRAAGRVVAVAASTTASTVAVVDAAGTPLRPAILWMDARGAAESEQTAQLSLQHPILQWSGGSDAAEWLLPKAMWLKKHDPEAYRSAARIVEAVDYLTFRLTGRWVGSQMNAVCKYNYDTLAGRFPAELYAALGMDDLIEKLPDEIVAVGGVAGTLSAAAAADLGIDDEPVVAVGGIDAHVSLLACGGNVDGLVSLVSGTSSAIVTEVDRPTNSNEVWGPYPEALNPGKWLVEGGQVTSGSVLKWTGESIMGVPREELAGLIEQAAAVDPAAHGLRALDYFMGNRTPHREARLRGAVIGLTLGTTKAELYRAMVEAVACGTRSVIDSFERSGVPCTRLVFSGGIERNSLWQQVTIDVLGRPAELVIGENLTLRACAVIAATGAGIVPSLTAGSRLFAPRVRMLEPDLQRSVRYEQTFDDYQRLTAALRPIMCDTVDGGSDAAAGARAAFRVVR from the coding sequence ATGGGAATTCTTCTGACCATCGACCTCGGCACCGAGGGCGCCCGCGTCGGGGCCTTCACCGAGGACGGCACCGCGCTGGGTTCGACGCACCGGCCCTACCTGACGCACCATCCCAGACCGGGCTGGGCCGAGCAGGATCCGCGGGACTGGTGGGCCGCGATCACCGCGGCGACGCGGGAGCTGCTGGCCGGTGAGCTGTGCCGAGCGGCGGGCCGGGTGGTCGCCGTGGCCGCGTCGACCACCGCGTCCACGGTGGCTGTTGTCGACGCGGCGGGCACACCGCTTCGTCCGGCGATCCTGTGGATGGATGCCCGTGGTGCCGCGGAATCCGAGCAGACGGCGCAGCTGAGCCTGCAACATCCGATCCTGCAGTGGTCCGGCGGTTCCGACGCGGCGGAATGGCTGCTGCCCAAGGCGATGTGGCTCAAGAAGCACGACCCGGAGGCCTACCGGTCGGCGGCGCGCATCGTCGAGGCCGTCGACTACCTCACCTTCCGGTTGACGGGTCGATGGGTCGGCTCGCAGATGAACGCCGTGTGCAAGTACAACTACGACACCCTCGCGGGCCGCTTCCCGGCCGAACTCTATGCCGCGCTCGGCATGGACGACCTCATCGAGAAGCTGCCGGACGAGATCGTTGCGGTGGGCGGTGTCGCGGGCACGCTGTCGGCCGCGGCGGCCGCCGACCTCGGTATCGACGACGAGCCGGTGGTCGCGGTGGGCGGGATCGACGCGCACGTGTCGCTTCTGGCCTGCGGCGGCAATGTGGACGGCCTGGTGTCGCTGGTGTCCGGCACCTCGTCGGCGATCGTGACCGAGGTCGACCGGCCCACCAATTCCAACGAGGTGTGGGGCCCGTATCCCGAGGCGCTGAATCCGGGCAAGTGGCTGGTGGAGGGTGGTCAGGTCACGAGCGGTTCGGTGCTCAAATGGACGGGTGAATCCATCATGGGAGTGCCCCGCGAGGAGCTGGCCGGGCTGATCGAACAGGCGGCCGCGGTGGATCCCGCTGCCCATGGCCTGCGTGCGCTCGACTACTTCATGGGCAACCGCACCCCGCACCGCGAGGCCCGCCTGCGCGGGGCGGTGATCGGTCTGACGCTCGGCACCACCAAGGCCGAGCTGTATCGGGCGATGGTCGAGGCCGTCGCGTGCGGCACCCGTAGTGTCATCGACTCGTTCGAGCGGTCCGGTGTCCCCTGCACGCGCCTGGTGTTCTCCGGCGGCATCGAACGGAACTCGTTGTGGCAGCAGGTGACCATCGACGTGCTCGGCAGGCCCGCCGAGCTGGTCATCGGGGAGAACCTCACGCTGCGGGCGTGCGCGGTGATCGCGGCGACGGGCGCAGGGATCGTCCCGAGCTTGACGGCCGGGTCCCGGCTGTTCGCGCCGCGGGTGCGGATGCTCGAACCCGATCTGCAGCGAAGTGTCCGCTACGAGCAGACCTTCGACGATTACCAGCGGCTCACCGCGGCGTTGCGGCCGATCATGTGTGACACCGTCGACGGCGGTTCCGACGCGGCGGCGGGCGCCCGCGCGGCTTTCCGGGTGGTGCGGTGA
- the tpiA gene encoding triose-phosphate isomerase — protein sequence MARKPLIAGNWKMNLNHFEAIALVQKIAFALPDKYFDKVDVTVIPPFTDLRSVQTLVDGDKLRLTYGAQDLSQHDSGAYTGEISGAFLAKLGCTFVVVGHSERRTYHGEDDALVAAKAKAAHKHGLTPIVCIGEQLEVREAGNHVEFNVNSLRGSLKGLSAEQIGQTVIAYEPVWAIGTGRVAGAADAQEVCKAIRDELANLASPEIAAGVRVLYGGSVNAKNVGEIVSQGDVDGALVGGASLDGEQFATLSAIAAGGPLP from the coding sequence ATGGCACGTAAGCCGTTGATCGCGGGCAACTGGAAGATGAACCTCAACCACTTCGAGGCCATCGCCCTGGTGCAGAAGATCGCATTTGCCTTGCCGGACAAGTACTTCGACAAGGTCGATGTGACCGTCATCCCGCCCTTCACCGATCTGCGCAGTGTGCAGACCCTGGTCGACGGGGACAAGCTGCGGCTCACCTACGGTGCGCAGGACCTGTCCCAGCACGATTCGGGCGCCTACACCGGCGAGATCAGCGGGGCGTTCCTGGCCAAGCTGGGCTGCACGTTCGTCGTCGTCGGCCACTCCGAGCGCCGCACCTACCACGGTGAGGACGATGCGCTGGTGGCCGCAAAGGCCAAGGCGGCGCACAAGCACGGGCTGACCCCGATCGTGTGCATCGGCGAGCAACTCGAGGTCCGCGAGGCGGGCAACCACGTCGAGTTCAACGTGAACTCGCTGCGCGGCTCGCTCAAGGGCCTGTCGGCCGAGCAGATCGGCCAGACGGTCATCGCCTACGAACCGGTGTGGGCGATCGGCACCGGCCGGGTCGCGGGCGCGGCCGATGCGCAGGAGGTGTGCAAGGCGATCAGGGACGAACTCGCCAACCTGGCGTCACCCGAGATCGCTGCGGGCGTGCGGGTGCTCTACGGCGGTTCGGTCAATGCCAAGAACGTCGGCGAGATCGTGTCCCAGGGTGATGTGGACGGCGCGCTGGTCGGCGGGGCGTCCCTGGACGGCGAGCAGTTCGCCACGCTGTCCGCGATCGCCGCGGGCGGACCGCTTCCGTGA
- the deoC gene encoding deoxyribose-phosphate aldolase, whose product MTTEPTTAEIAALIDHTLLKPEATAADVDALVAEALELGTYSVCVSPSMLPIEIPAGHDLKVAAVCGFPSGKHSSAVKAAEAAEAVRHGADEIDMVIDIGAAKAGAFDRVEADIAAVRAAAPAPTVLKVIIESAALTDDEIVAVCRAAVAADADFVKTSTGFHPSGGATVDAVALMARTVADAGLAVKASGGVRTLEAAKAMIAAGATRLGVSGSRALLGAAQAAPASGY is encoded by the coding sequence ATGACGACTGAACCGACCACCGCCGAGATCGCGGCGTTGATCGACCACACCCTGCTCAAACCGGAGGCCACGGCGGCCGATGTCGACGCGCTCGTCGCCGAGGCGCTGGAGCTGGGGACGTATTCGGTGTGTGTGTCACCGTCGATGCTGCCGATCGAGATCCCTGCCGGGCACGATCTGAAGGTGGCCGCGGTTTGCGGCTTTCCGAGTGGTAAGCACAGTTCGGCGGTCAAAGCCGCCGAGGCCGCGGAGGCGGTGCGGCACGGCGCCGACGAGATCGACATGGTGATCGACATCGGCGCCGCCAAGGCGGGAGCGTTCGACCGGGTGGAGGCCGACATCGCCGCGGTGCGGGCGGCCGCTCCGGCGCCGACGGTGCTCAAGGTGATCATCGAGTCGGCCGCCTTGACCGATGACGAGATCGTCGCGGTGTGCCGCGCGGCCGTCGCGGCGGACGCCGACTTCGTCAAGACGTCGACGGGGTTTCACCCCTCGGGCGGTGCCACCGTCGACGCGGTGGCGCTGATGGCCCGCACCGTCGCCGACGCCGGACTCGCGGTCAAGGCCTCCGGTGGTGTGCGCACGCTGGAGGCCGCGAAGGCCATGATCGCCGCGGGCGCGACGCGGCTGGGGGTTTCGGGATCCCGTGCGCTGCTCGGCGCCGCGCAGGCGGCGCCGGCCTCCGGCTACTGA
- a CDS encoding ABC transporter permease → MTDLIEETPSASTAPGSGRTRRQNIIVRFNLLFIFVALFAVASVTAPQFLTSQNLANLLQQSSLTGIVAIGMTVVILTSGIDLSVGSVAALSGMLVAILIGLGIAWPLAMLVAIMSGLILGGIMGGLSAYLALPAFMVTLAGMQSIRGLTFLTTNGTPTTAEIPIGLRFLGAGSVAGIPVVGLIFVATTVIVGLVLRRTTFGEHVYAVGSNAKAARLSGLPVQRITTAAYVICSGLAALTGVLLTARLTIGQPTANTGLELDAIAAVVLGGTSLFGGKGGVMGTFIAVLLLSVLRNLFNLLGLSSFFQMLVTGLILVAALIMNYVLDRQAKTS, encoded by the coding sequence ATGACTGACCTCATCGAGGAGACCCCCTCCGCATCCACCGCGCCCGGTTCCGGACGCACACGGCGCCAGAACATCATCGTGCGTTTCAATCTGCTGTTCATCTTCGTCGCGTTGTTCGCCGTCGCCTCCGTCACCGCGCCGCAGTTCCTCACCTCGCAGAACCTGGCGAACCTGCTGCAGCAGTCCAGCCTGACGGGCATCGTGGCGATCGGGATGACCGTCGTCATCCTGACCTCGGGCATCGACCTTTCGGTGGGAAGCGTTGCGGCGCTGTCGGGAATGCTGGTCGCGATCCTCATCGGACTGGGAATCGCGTGGCCGCTGGCCATGCTGGTGGCGATCATGAGCGGGCTGATCCTCGGCGGGATCATGGGCGGGTTGAGCGCCTATCTGGCGCTGCCCGCGTTCATGGTGACCCTCGCCGGGATGCAGAGCATCCGCGGACTGACCTTCCTGACCACCAACGGCACCCCCACGACCGCCGAAATCCCCATCGGCCTACGGTTTCTGGGCGCCGGATCGGTGGCAGGCATTCCCGTCGTCGGCCTGATCTTCGTGGCCACCACGGTGATCGTGGGTCTGGTGCTGCGCCGCACGACCTTCGGTGAGCACGTCTACGCGGTGGGAAGCAACGCCAAGGCGGCGCGGCTGTCCGGCCTGCCGGTGCAGCGCATCACCACCGCGGCATATGTGATCTGCAGCGGCCTGGCCGCGCTCACCGGGGTGCTGCTGACCGCACGGCTCACCATCGGCCAACCCACCGCCAACACCGGCCTGGAACTCGATGCGATCGCCGCGGTGGTGTTGGGCGGCACCAGTCTGTTCGGCGGGAAGGGCGGCGTCATGGGCACCTTCATCGCCGTGCTGCTGCTGTCGGTGCTGCGCAACCTGTTCAACCTGCTGGGTTTGAGTTCGTTCTTCCAGATGCTGGTGACCGGGCTCATCCTGGTCGCGGCCCTGATCATGAACTACGTGCTCGACCGCCAAGCGAAAACCTCCTGA
- a CDS encoding phosphoglycerate kinase, with translation MSVKTLSELLAEGVEGRGVLVRSDLNVPLDEDGNITDPGRVIASVPTLKALAEAGAKVIVTAHLGRPKGEPDPKLSLAPVAAALSEKLGRHVQLAGDVVGNDALARAEGLTDGDVLLLENIRFDPRETSKDDGERRALAEALAALVEGPDGSPGVFVSDGFGVVHRKQASVYDVATLLPHYAGTLVAAEVKVLEQLTSSTDRPYAVVLGGSKVSDKLAVIENLATKADSLIIGGGMCFTFLAAQGFSVGTSLLQEEMVDTCRKLLDTYADVIHLPVDIVVADKFAADAEAETVPADRIPDGKMGLDIGPGSVERFTALLSNAKTVFWNGPMGVFEFPAFAAGTKGVAEAIIGATGKGAFSVVGGGDSAAAVRQLGLPEDGFSHISTGGGASLEYLEGKELPGIQVLES, from the coding sequence ATGTCTGTCAAGACACTCTCCGAGCTTCTCGCCGAAGGGGTCGAAGGTCGGGGCGTGCTGGTGCGCTCCGACCTCAACGTCCCCCTCGACGAGGACGGCAACATCACCGACCCGGGACGCGTCATCGCGTCGGTGCCGACGCTCAAGGCGCTCGCCGAGGCGGGCGCCAAGGTCATCGTCACCGCGCATCTCGGTCGCCCCAAGGGGGAGCCGGACCCGAAGCTGTCGCTCGCGCCGGTCGCGGCGGCGCTTTCGGAGAAGCTGGGCCGGCACGTGCAGCTCGCCGGTGATGTCGTCGGCAACGATGCGCTGGCCCGCGCCGAGGGGCTGACCGACGGCGACGTGCTGCTGCTGGAGAACATCCGGTTCGACCCGCGCGAGACCAGCAAGGACGACGGCGAGCGCCGCGCGCTGGCCGAGGCCCTCGCCGCGCTGGTGGAGGGGCCCGACGGTTCACCGGGAGTGTTCGTCTCCGACGGTTTCGGTGTGGTGCACCGCAAGCAGGCCTCGGTGTACGACGTGGCGACGCTGCTGCCGCACTACGCGGGCACGCTGGTGGCCGCCGAGGTCAAGGTGCTCGAGCAGCTGACCAGCTCGACGGACCGTCCGTACGCCGTGGTGCTCGGTGGTTCGAAAGTCTCCGACAAGCTCGCGGTCATCGAGAATCTGGCGACCAAGGCCGACAGCCTGATCATCGGCGGCGGTATGTGCTTCACATTCCTTGCCGCACAGGGCTTTTCGGTCGGTACCTCGCTGCTGCAGGAAGAGATGGTCGACACCTGCCGCAAGCTGCTCGACACGTACGCCGACGTGATCCACCTGCCGGTGGACATCGTGGTGGCCGACAAGTTCGCCGCCGACGCCGAAGCCGAAACCGTTCCCGCCGATCGTATTCCGGACGGCAAGATGGGTCTGGACATCGGGCCGGGATCGGTGGAGCGGTTCACCGCGCTGCTGTCCAACGCCAAGACCGTGTTCTGGAACGGCCCCATGGGCGTGTTCGAGTTCCCGGCGTTCGCGGCGGGCACCAAGGGTGTCGCCGAGGCGATCATCGGCGCCACCGGCAAGGGCGCGTTCAGCGTCGTCGGCGGCGGGGACTCGGCGGCCGCCGTGCGTCAGCTCGGCCTGCCCGAGGACGGTTTCTCGCACATCTCCACCGGTGGTGGTGCGTCGCTGGAATACCTCGAGGGCAAGGAATTGCCCGGCATCCAAGTTCTGGAGTCGTGA
- a CDS encoding sugar ABC transporter ATP-binding protein: protein MTTGHNTESTVSHQAADTGRVGGNDLAVRMHDIVKTFPGTRACNGAMLEVAPGEVHCLLGENGAGKSTLMKILSGSYTPDSGTITLDGVETSFSSPVDGVRAGISTIYQELDLVPDLTVAQNLFLGHEPRRGPFVSHRKRDRLAQAAIHRVGGSFAPSDVVANLSVADQQLTAIAKALTTDARVVIMDEPSAALTDHDLAAVFRVIRELTAAGKSVIYISHRLDEVKAIGDRATVMRDGSTVGVFDVAAVTKDELVEAMIGRGLQALPPRRPRPDQARTQLLEVRRAAIPGILDVSGITVGHGEIVGLAGLGGAGRSTLLATLFGDRTATLDLTLDGARLDRLTPRRAVAAGIGLVPEDRKSQGLFLEQSILRNAGIAALAPFGINPLKAARQLCTPPLQRLGVKFAGLDQPVGQLSGGNQQKVVLAKWMARGIDLLLLDEPTRGLDIGAKADLFEQVQALAESGVGVLMASSELSELTENCDLIWVMHEGRNIAAFDPRTTSAADIARCVVTGRHDND from the coding sequence ATGACGACCGGTCACAACACGGAATCGACAGTTTCGCACCAGGCTGCGGACACCGGGCGGGTTGGCGGGAACGACCTCGCGGTGCGCATGCACGACATCGTGAAGACCTTTCCCGGCACCAGGGCGTGCAACGGCGCGATGCTCGAAGTGGCCCCCGGCGAAGTGCATTGTCTGCTGGGCGAGAACGGTGCGGGCAAGAGCACCCTGATGAAGATCCTCTCCGGTTCCTACACACCGGATTCCGGGACGATCACGCTCGACGGGGTCGAAACCTCGTTCAGTTCACCGGTCGACGGCGTCCGGGCCGGGATCAGCACGATCTACCAGGAGCTGGATCTGGTACCGGACCTGACGGTGGCGCAGAACCTGTTTTTGGGCCACGAGCCGAGACGCGGACCGTTCGTCTCCCATCGCAAACGAGATCGGTTGGCGCAGGCGGCGATCCACCGGGTCGGAGGCAGCTTCGCGCCGTCGGATGTGGTCGCGAACCTGTCCGTCGCCGATCAGCAGCTCACCGCGATCGCAAAGGCGCTCACCACCGATGCCAGGGTCGTCATCATGGACGAGCCGAGCGCCGCGCTCACCGATCACGATCTCGCCGCGGTGTTCCGCGTCATCCGCGAGCTCACCGCGGCGGGCAAGTCGGTGATCTACATATCGCACCGGCTCGACGAGGTGAAGGCGATCGGCGACCGCGCGACCGTGATGCGCGACGGCTCGACCGTCGGCGTGTTCGACGTCGCCGCCGTGACGAAAGACGAACTGGTCGAGGCCATGATCGGCCGTGGCCTGCAAGCCCTGCCGCCGCGGCGCCCCCGCCCCGACCAGGCAAGAACCCAGCTGCTGGAGGTTCGTCGCGCCGCGATTCCCGGCATCCTGGACGTCTCGGGCATCACCGTCGGGCACGGAGAGATCGTCGGGCTGGCCGGGCTGGGAGGCGCGGGCCGATCCACGTTGCTGGCCACCCTGTTCGGCGACCGCACCGCCACGCTCGATCTCACCCTCGACGGTGCACGACTGGACCGACTGACCCCGCGGCGCGCGGTGGCTGCCGGCATCGGCCTGGTGCCCGAGGACCGCAAGAGTCAGGGCCTGTTTCTCGAACAGTCGATTCTGCGCAACGCCGGGATCGCGGCGCTCGCTCCGTTCGGCATCAACCCGTTGAAAGCCGCCCGGCAGCTGTGCACGCCGCCGCTGCAACGCCTGGGTGTGAAGTTCGCCGGCCTCGATCAGCCGGTCGGTCAACTCTCGGGCGGCAACCAGCAGAAGGTCGTGCTGGCCAAATGGATGGCCCGCGGAATCGACCTGCTGCTGCTCGACGAACCGACCCGAGGGTTGGACATCGGCGCGAAAGCCGATCTGTTCGAACAGGTTCAGGCGCTGGCCGAGTCCGGTGTCGGGGTGCTGATGGCATCGAGTGAATTGAGCGAGCTCACCGAGAACTGCGATCTGATCTGGGTCATGCACGAAGGCAGGAACATCGCGGCCTTCGACCCGAGAACCACATCAGCTGCGGACATCGCCCGCTGCGTCGTCACAGGAAGACACGACAATGACTGA
- the secG gene encoding preprotein translocase subunit SecG → MQLALQIVLVVTSVLVVLLVLLHRAKGGGLSTLFGGGVQSSLSGSTVVEKNLDRLTLFVVGIWLVSIVGVALQIKYNV, encoded by the coding sequence ATGCAATTGGCCCTGCAGATCGTCCTGGTCGTGACCAGCGTCCTGGTCGTGCTCTTGGTACTGCTGCACCGTGCCAAGGGTGGCGGCCTGTCCACCCTGTTCGGCGGTGGTGTGCAGTCCAGCCTGTCGGGCTCCACGGTGGTCGAGAAGAACCTCGACCGGCTCACCCTCTTCGTGGTCGGCATCTGGTTGGTGTCGATCGTCGGGGTGGCGCTGCAGATCAAGTACAACGTCTGA
- a CDS encoding TIGR01777 family oxidoreductase has protein sequence MRGEHLFTTVIEAPRDEVFAWHARPGAIHRLFPPWQPLRIQAEAGSLADGQARLALPGGLTWVARHVAESYDPPRCFVDTIGADGVTSLPVRAVLRWRHIHEFDDIGDGRTRMTDRVQTYVPERALRAMFAYRHRQLADDLAAHRRARAHGLQPLTVAITGSSGLVGTALSAFLTTGGHHVIRLVRRAATKADERRWDPVHPDPDLLAGVDAVIHLAGASIAGRFGDAHRRAIRDSRVGPTRRLAELAATGGPRTFVCASAIGFYGTDTAGVVTEDAERGDGFLAEVVAEWEDATAPAEQAGVRVVRVRTGVVQTPRGGMPRVLAPLFRAGLGGRVGDGTQWLSWIGIDDLVDIYHRALWDAGLTGPVNAVAPEPVRNSEYTRTLARVVHRPLLPATVLRVPAALPRLLLGEQGAREVVLADQRVACAELTRAGHRFRHPDLEVALRHVLG, from the coding sequence ATGCGCGGTGAGCACCTCTTCACGACGGTGATCGAGGCGCCGCGTGACGAGGTGTTCGCCTGGCACGCCCGTCCCGGGGCGATCCACCGGTTGTTCCCACCGTGGCAGCCGCTGCGGATACAGGCCGAGGCCGGGTCGCTCGCCGACGGGCAGGCCCGTCTCGCACTACCAGGCGGGCTCACCTGGGTGGCCCGGCATGTGGCGGAATCCTACGATCCGCCACGGTGTTTCGTGGACACCATCGGGGCCGACGGTGTGACGTCGCTGCCTGTCCGCGCCGTGCTGCGCTGGCGTCACATCCACGAGTTCGACGACATCGGCGACGGTCGCACCCGCATGACCGACCGGGTGCAGACCTACGTCCCGGAACGGGCGCTGCGGGCCATGTTCGCCTACCGGCACCGGCAACTCGCCGACGACCTCGCGGCCCACCGGCGGGCCCGCGCACACGGCCTGCAACCTTTGACCGTCGCGATCACTGGCAGCTCGGGGCTGGTCGGCACCGCGCTGTCGGCGTTCCTCACCACCGGGGGACACCACGTCATCCGGCTGGTGCGCCGCGCTGCGACGAAAGCCGACGAGCGGCGCTGGGATCCCGTCCACCCCGATCCGGATCTGCTGGCCGGCGTGGATGCGGTGATCCACCTGGCCGGCGCGTCGATCGCGGGCCGGTTCGGCGACGCGCACCGACGCGCGATCCGCGACAGCCGCGTCGGGCCGACGCGGCGACTGGCCGAACTCGCCGCCACGGGTGGGCCGCGGACATTCGTGTGCGCCTCGGCGATCGGTTTCTACGGCACCGACACCGCCGGTGTGGTGACCGAGGACGCCGAACGCGGTGACGGCTTCCTCGCCGAGGTGGTCGCCGAGTGGGAGGACGCGACCGCCCCGGCCGAGCAGGCCGGGGTGCGCGTGGTGCGGGTGCGCACCGGCGTGGTGCAGACACCACGCGGCGGCATGCCGCGCGTGCTGGCGCCGTTGTTCCGGGCGGGTCTGGGCGGCCGCGTCGGCGACGGCACCCAGTGGTTGTCGTGGATCGGCATCGACGACCTGGTCGACATCTACCACCGTGCGCTGTGGGACGCCGGCCTGACCGGGCCGGTCAACGCGGTCGCCCCGGAACCGGTCCGCAACAGCGAATACACCCGCACGCTGGCCCGGGTGGTGCACCGGCCCTTGCTGCCGGCCACGGTGTTGCGGGTGCCCGCGGCGCTACCGCGGCTGCTGCTGGGTGAGCAGGGCGCCCGCGAGGTGGTGCTGGCCGACCAGCGCGTCGCATGTGCCGAGCTCACCCGGGCCGGGCACCGGTTCCGGCACCCGGATCTGGAGGTCGCGCTGCGGCACGTGCTGGGCTGA
- a CDS encoding sugar-binding transcriptional regulator — translation MLTDKSHTDLLIYVAQCYYEQGRTQEDIGSELHLTRWKVGRLLDEARGAGLVEIRIVHPQARRTHLEVAMRSRYGLRECVVVPGPDAPDTEGRHVATAAANYLKANSSWITTLGVSWGNTLQHIAAVLPPGWTSGIEVIQANGGVSRSVHPTRAANIVTSIAHSGHGRATLLPVPAIVERIETRNALYAEGFVEDVLSRARKADALLFSLGALGPTSVLVESGAITPAELGLLESAGACGDVLAHYITSDGEIAYDDIDKRTVGLSLDDVRNANCAIAVAAGRRKVPVVNGALASGLCSVLITDEPTAQAVLDHGTGRAGAFS, via the coding sequence ATGCTCACCGACAAAAGCCACACCGACCTGTTGATCTATGTCGCGCAGTGCTATTACGAGCAGGGCCGCACACAGGAGGACATCGGGTCCGAACTGCACCTCACCCGGTGGAAGGTGGGGCGACTGCTCGACGAGGCGCGCGGGGCAGGCCTGGTCGAGATCAGGATCGTGCATCCGCAGGCGCGCCGCACACACCTCGAGGTGGCGATGCGCAGCCGATACGGCCTCCGCGAATGCGTTGTGGTGCCGGGCCCCGACGCCCCGGACACCGAGGGGCGGCACGTCGCCACGGCAGCGGCGAACTATCTGAAGGCCAACTCCTCCTGGATCACCACGCTCGGCGTCTCATGGGGTAACACCCTGCAGCACATCGCCGCCGTGTTGCCCCCGGGATGGACCAGCGGTATCGAGGTGATCCAGGCCAACGGCGGCGTCAGCCGATCGGTACATCCCACGAGGGCCGCCAACATCGTCACCAGCATCGCCCACAGCGGGCACGGGCGGGCCACACTGTTGCCCGTTCCCGCGATCGTCGAACGCATCGAGACGCGAAATGCGTTGTACGCGGAGGGCTTTGTCGAGGACGTGCTGTCCCGGGCGCGCAAGGCGGATGCCCTGCTGTTCTCGCTCGGGGCGCTCGGCCCCACGTCGGTTCTGGTGGAGTCGGGCGCCATCACGCCCGCCGAACTGGGGCTGCTGGAATCCGCGGGTGCCTGCGGCGACGTTCTCGCGCACTACATCACCTCCGACGGTGAGATCGCCTACGACGACATCGACAAGCGGACGGTCGGTCTGAGCCTCGACGACGTCCGCAACGCCAACTGCGCCATCGCGGTGGCCGCGGGCAGACGAAAGGTGCCCGTGGTCAACGGTGCCTTGGCCAGCGGGCTGTGCTCGGTCCTGATCACCGACGAACCCACGGCACAGGCCGTGCTGGACCACGGCACAGGCCGTGCTGGAGCATTCTCATGA
- the gap gene encoding type I glyceraldehyde-3-phosphate dehydrogenase — MTIRVGVNGFGRIGRNFYRALATQQAEGKNTDIEIVAVNDLTDNATLAHLLKFDSILGRLPQEVSLEGDDTIVIGNTKIKALEVKEGPAALPWGDLGVDVVVESTGIFTNAAKAKGHLDAGAKKVIISAPATDEDITIVLGVNDDKYDGSQNIISNASCTTNCLGPLAKVLNDEFGIVKGLMTTVHAYTQDQNLQDGPHKDLRRARAAAINIVPTSTGAAKAIGLVLPELKGKLDGYALRVPIPTGSVTDLTAEISKSATAEEINAAFQAAAEGPLKGILKYYDAPIVSSDIVTDPHSSLFDSGLTKVIDNQAKVVSWYDNEWGYSNRLADLVALVGKSL; from the coding sequence GTGACCATCCGGGTAGGCGTTAACGGCTTCGGCCGAATCGGGCGCAACTTCTACCGGGCCCTGGCGACGCAGCAGGCCGAGGGCAAGAACACCGACATCGAGATCGTGGCGGTCAACGACCTCACCGACAACGCGACGCTGGCCCACCTGCTGAAGTTCGACTCGATCCTGGGCCGTCTGCCCCAGGAGGTCAGCCTCGAAGGTGACGACACCATCGTCATCGGTAACACCAAGATCAAGGCGCTCGAGGTCAAGGAGGGCCCGGCGGCCCTGCCGTGGGGCGACCTGGGCGTCGACGTCGTCGTCGAGTCCACCGGCATCTTCACCAACGCCGCCAAGGCCAAGGGCCACCTGGATGCGGGCGCCAAGAAGGTGATCATCTCCGCGCCGGCCACCGACGAGGACATCACCATCGTGCTCGGCGTCAACGACGACAAGTACGACGGCAGCCAGAACATCATCTCCAACGCCTCGTGCACCACGAACTGCCTGGGCCCGCTGGCCAAGGTGCTCAACGACGAGTTCGGCATCGTCAAGGGTCTGATGACCACCGTGCACGCCTACACCCAGGACCAGAACCTGCAGGACGGTCCGCACAAGGACCTGCGTCGCGCCCGCGCCGCCGCGATCAACATCGTGCCCACCTCCACCGGCGCCGCCAAGGCCATCGGCCTGGTGCTGCCCGAGCTCAAGGGCAAGCTGGACGGCTACGCGCTGCGGGTGCCGATCCCCACCGGCTCGGTCACCGACCTGACCGCCGAGATCTCGAAGTCGGCCACCGCCGAGGAGATCAACGCCGCGTTCCAGGCCGCCGCGGAAGGCCCGCTCAAGGGCATCCTGAAGTACTACGACGCGCCGATCGTGTCCAGCGACATCGTCACCGACCCGCACAGCTCGCTGTTCGACTCCGGGCTGACCAAGGTCATCGACAACCAGGCCAAGGTGGTCTCCTGGTACGACAACGAGTGGGGCTACTCGAACCGCCTCGCGGATCTGGTTGCCCTGGTCGGTAAGTCGCTCTGA